The nucleotide window CTTCACCATCGACCCGTCGAGCGGAGAATACCTCGTGGTCGGTGTGGAATCCGTGTCGCACTGAAAGGTCGGGCGCCAGGGTTTTACGCGAAGGGCGGCGGGGAACGGTCTGCGGGAAAGGCCGTCACATGCGCATCCACACCCGAATCGCCCTCGGCATCTCGTTGCTCGGCCTGCTCGCCGCGGGCGGTTCCCTCTACGCGTGGCTTGCGGTGGACGAAGCTGCCCACGCGGTGGTGACCCTCACCGAGGGCAGCCCCGCCGCCATCACCAGCGGTCCTCCTGGGCGCGTCGAGAGGGAGAGCCTTGCCCACCTGCGCGCCCTGCAGGCCCGAGCCGCGCGCTACGCGGGAGTCACCTGCATGATCGCGGCGCTGCTCTGGCTTGCGGGGGTGCGAACCGTTCTCTCGCCGCTGCGACGCCTGTTCGGGGTAGCCCGCCGGGTGAGCGAAGGCGACCGCCTGGCACGAGCCGCGCTGACCGGTGTATACGAGATCGACGAGCTGGGACGCGGACTGAACCGGATGCTCGACATCCTCGAAGAGAAGGCAGCGGAGCAGGCATTCGTGCTGGCCTCGCTCCAGCGCAACGCGCGCGAGACCCAGCGACAGCTCCGCCTCGCCCAGACGGTTCAGAAGAGCATGGTCTGGCGCGCGCCGGAAGCGCCTGGGCTGGCTCTCTTCGCCCATCTGCAGGCCGCGCGCATGATCGGCGGAGACTTCTACGACGTCCAGTGCCTGCCAGAGCCGCAGCCTGGCGCTGCGCTCATCGTGGGAGACGTATCGGGAAGCGGCATACCGGCGGCGCTGGTGATGATTCTTTCGATGGCACTCGCGCGCGAAGCGATGCGACATGCTCCAGACCCGTCAAACGCCCTGGAGCGGGTGAACCGCAGCCTGCGGGAGCACTTCTCCGTTGAGATGTCCGAGACGTTCGTCACGGCGGCGATCGTCGAGATCCGTCCGGCAACAGGCAAGCTGCGGGTCGCGTGCGCAGGGAACGAGCCCCCGATGCTCTGGCGCCGGCGCTCCGGAGCCATTGAATCTGTGGGCCGCCCCGGATTCTTTCTCGGCCCGTTCGACAGCCCCACCTACCCCCTGGTGGAGAGCACCGTCGAGCCGGGAGACCGCGTGCTGCTCTTCAGCGACGGGCTGACCGAGAGCCGCTCCCCCAGCGGAGAGCTGTTCGGACGAGAGCGCCTGGAGGAGGTGGTGGGGGACGCGGGCCGCTTCGACGTCGAGGGGCTCGGACGGAGGATTCTCGACGCGCTCGGGGCGTTCAGCCAGACCCCCGTTCCAAGAGACGACGTGGCGCTTCTCATCGCCGAGGTGATGCCCACGGCACACCCCACGAAGTCGCAGTCGACACGCGAGATGGCGAACGGTCGTAAGTAAGAGAAGAGGCCCGGGGGCATGCCCCCAGGCCTCTGTGCAGGCTCGCAGCTGCGTCGCGATCAGCTGGTGATCTTGCTGCGCTCGATGAGCATCTGGCCGTTCTCCCAGCGAACCGCGCCGATGTAGGGCTGGCCCTTCGAGTCGAACCAGTCGGAGGTCTTCATCTGGTAGCCCGGATCGTTGTAGCGGATGCGGCCGTCCTTGATGAGGCGCTCGATGTTCGACTTCGTGCGGTTGATGGTCTCGGCATCCTTCGAGAGGCTGCCATCGCGGTCGACCACGGTCTCCACGCGAGCCCCCTCGAACATGCCGAAGCGGTCGCCCTTCAGCTCGAACGCGACGGTGCGCGTCGGGCTCTGGTCGACGGCCTTCGACAGTCCCTCACCCGAGGGCGAAGGCGGCGCCGGCGTGGCCGGGGCGGGTGCAGGCTCGCCCGCGGACAGGATGAGCCGCTTGGTCATCACGTCGCGGATGAGGTCGGCCCGTGCCCCGTTGTTGAACTGCTGGTCGGCGGCGATCCAGGCGTTGGCCATGTCGCGATAGGTGAAGTCGCCCTGGGGAGCGGTCTTCATCAGGTTGGCGACCTGCGAGAGCATCTCGGCGCCCGTGGCCCGCAGGGCGTCGACAGGGGCCATTCCCTTGGCCATGTTCGACGCCTGCACGGCACAGACGACGTCGTAGAACGCGCCCGTCCAGAGACGCGAGTATGAGTGCACCTCAGAGCTGAGCTGGTCGGACGGAGCCGAGCCAGGGAGCGTCGAGGGATCGACCCACGTGAACGTGTTGTTGGCGTTGCGCACCCAGTCACCGCCCGTGCGGTTGGTGCCCTTGAAGTCGTTGATGCCGATGCCGAGCTGCTCACCGGTGGCGGCGAGGATGTTGGGCTTGCGCAGGTCGCCACCGGTCTGGACGGCGACGCGCTGCAGGGTGCGCTCGTCCTGGAAGGCCATGAGCATGCCGAGCTGGTCGCCGAACGACTCGTGGAAGCCACCGGGATCGGCCGACCACGTGCTGAGATAGCCCGGACGCAGGGCGTCGAGCATGGCGTGGCCGCACTCGTGCGAAACGACCTCTCCGGAGGCGCCGCTCATCATGGTGGCGCCGATGACGTTGTCGGTGCCGTGGAAGAAGTGCACACCGCCCGACCAGCGCGAGTAGTAGGCGTTGAAGTTCTCGCCCTCGTCCGGGGTCACGCTGAGGCGCTGATCGCCGAACGCCCACTCGATGGGCTGTCCGAGGGCCTTCTCGAACGCAGCAACCGTCTTGGCCGCCGCAGCGAACGAGATGGCGGCGGCATTGTTCGCCTGATCGCCGTCGCCGTAGACGTACTTGCCGTTGACCGGCGTCAGGTCGGAAGCGAGAACCACCTTGTCGGTCTGAGGACGCTTGCCGCCGCTCACCCCTTTGATGTTCTCTGCCTTGCTGGGCATGACCATGACGTCCTGGGCATTGTAGCTGAAATCAACGTCGGTCTTGGCCTCGGGCGTGGTCTCTGGCGTCGCGGGGGGGGCGCTGAGAGGCTGGGTCTTCACGGCCGAGATGCGGGGAAATTCGATCATCGAGGGCTCCTTCGAGTGACGTGTCTATGTGTTCTACTGACAGTTTAACGCAGCGGTCTCCCTCGAGGTGTTGAGAAAAGGTTAACGTCCGGCACGATGGCCCTGAGGGGTCGCGCCCCTGCCGCCTCGCGTTCCGCGCCTCCCCGCGCCGCCTTGCTCCCGCTCCTGGCATGCAGTATAGTAGGACGAATCTTCCCGCCAATCTCCCGCAGAGGTGCTCTCTTCTTGGCTCTCCCCGCCCGCGCGCTGGCCCTCGTCCTTCTCGGCGTCGCGCTGACGCTCACACCCGTCCTGGCGGAGGCGCCCGCGCCACCGAAGCCGACCCCCGTGCTCGACGCACCGACCTACGCCGACGCGTGTCAGGTCGATTTCTCGTGGCTGCTCCCGGCCCACGCGCACGGCTTCCTGAAGGTCTCCCCGAACGGCACCTTCGTCTGGGAGAACGGGCAGCGGGCGCGGTTCTGGGGAATCAACATCTCCAATCGCAGCCTGTGGACCACCCACGACGAGATCGATCGGGTGGTGTCGATGCTGGCCCACGCCGGCACCAATCTGGTTCGGTTCGAGGCCCTCGACTCCCGCGGGGGGCTGCTCGACATCCCCAATCAGCCCGGCTCGCGCGCACTCGACGCCGCCAAGCTCGACACGCTGCACTACTGGATCGCGCGGTGCAAGCAGGCGCACATGAGCTACTATCTCGACCTCCTCGACTTCCGCGAGTTCAAGCCGGAAGACGGCATCGAAGCGACGCTCAACCGGGGTGCCCGACCCTACGCAATGTTCGACCCCCACCTCATCGCGCTGCAGAAGGAGTATGCCACAGCGCTCCTGACCACGTCGAACCCGTACACGGGGCTCCGGCCCGTCGACGACCCGGATCTTGCGCTGGTCGAGATCTGCAACGAGCACGGTTTCTTCATCAATCCGGAGTCGCTCACCGAGATCGTCGAGCCGTACCGCGGGCGTCTG belongs to Pseudomonadota bacterium and includes:
- a CDS encoding HAMP domain-containing protein; amino-acid sequence: MRIHTRIALGISLLGLLAAGGSLYAWLAVDEAAHAVVTLTEGSPAAITSGPPGRVERESLAHLRALQARAARYAGVTCMIAALLWLAGVRTVLSPLRRLFGVARRVSEGDRLARAALTGVYEIDELGRGLNRMLDILEEKAAEQAFVLASLQRNARETQRQLRLAQTVQKSMVWRAPEAPGLALFAHLQAARMIGGDFYDVQCLPEPQPGAALIVGDVSGSGIPAALVMILSMALAREAMRHAPDPSNALERVNRSLREHFSVEMSETFVTAAIVEIRPATGKLRVACAGNEPPMLWRRRSGAIESVGRPGFFLGPFDSPTYPLVESTVEPGDRVLLFSDGLTESRSPSGELFGRERLEEVVGDAGRFDVEGLGRRILDALGAFSQTPVPRDDVALLIAEVMPTAHPTKSQSTREMANGRK